A portion of the Drosophila sechellia strain sech25 chromosome 2R, ASM438219v1, whole genome shotgun sequence genome contains these proteins:
- the LOC6607885 gene encoding uncharacterized protein LOC6607885 isoform X10 has translation MTFTRLKTLSLLVCALLALSFPGHVSGAGNNNNKKGSQPVAPPEPEAVIEEVNAKQLEKLLADKDYVAVFWYARSCVTCDKVLAELEKIDDDTDSFGVDFVKINDKRLAKQYGIKNFPALTYFREKEPIIYDGDLMDEEGVLDFLTSLEAMDLPDRIEEVNAKILQKIIEDTDFVAVLFYDKDQKKSQKILAELENIDDECDQNDIAFVKIDDDKEAKEWGIDEIPSIVLFERGIPHIYEGDLMKEDELLGWLVHQKRYSEIPEVTDEMKDKLVENTEHLAVIFYDKDDKQDMRILNELENIDDELEKEGIVIVRIDNAAEAKEYGLDHLPALIYFENKIPALYEGDLMNEDEVLEWLLVQKKTATIEEVTDEILVTLINEHEYVVVFFTGPCEPGETCEHTLNALESIDDELDEAGIIFVTTEDTGIAKKYNVKTYPRLVFFRNRDPLHFTGDLDDEDEVLAWITDDETLEIPGKIEEVNVKMLDKILAENDHVVVFFYAEGDKKAQKILNELENIDDECEEKDIDFVKTSDDDIDKEYDLPGLPALAFYRHKFRTIYTGDLMKEEEILEWVIDLHESTADVIESVDRKTLQVLINDVEHLAVFFYDDECESCSEILEELENIDDDTDKHGIQFVKSNDVKLAHEIGIFAFPALVYYETGVPIMYDGNIASNQDVFNWILEQKADQSIQLINRDQLFEYIGTKDFLAVVFYKEDDPDSPRVLRHIELIDDEAAEYGIYIVKMHDKLMAKKYGFRNPPGLTYFRKGKYINYDGDIDDEEEVLDWLTSPANMEMTDHIEQVNRKMFEKIRKNSDYVAVIFYSDECKQCPRVLAEVEHIDDEADKAGIDFVKIDDKQMAKEYGVFALPAIVFFKPTSKEPVIYAGDLYEEEQILTWLITQKDPSGDVIEDLEGERLVHLIEESGSIAVYFYADGCEQCTKVLEELENIDDDCDKHGITFVKTRDFSVADGYGVHEYPALVYFEGGIPNVFEGELSEEEEVLQWLITQKTEDRIELITRQMLETMVEETQYLAVYFYKINCNICDQILEGLELIDDECDVFGIHMVKIQDPQLAKRYSIKTFPALVYFRNGNPLLFEGDLQNEQSVLEWLIDDDNRELADEIEEVNERMLDRLMAESTLLVVFFYDDDCAECEEILEELEEIDGEADMFGIDFVKIASIQAAKKYEIVNIPSLVYFRKQVPVLYDGDLHQHDKVITWLTSQDVFEIKNEIEEVNRKMLDKLLEENEFLAVFFYEHNQPDSTAALEKLENIDSETDNLDITFVKMADSRYAKKWGVTKLPAMVYFRRRFPSIYRGDLLSEDEVLEWLRKNRFRQPELNIFMYALIALAVAFVVYTAFLLQCFKPAPPPPVQHPKQS, from the exons ATGACTTTCACCCGCCTCAAGACTCTCTCGCTGCTCGTGTGTGCTCTGCTGGCCCTGAGTTTTCCCGGACATGTGAGTGGCgcaggcaacaacaacaacaagaagggCTCGCAGCCAGTGGCGCCTCCGGAGCCGGAGGCCGTCATCGAGGAGGTCAATGCCAAGCAGCTGGAGAAGCTCCTGGCCGACAAGGATTACGTGGCCGTCTTCTGGT ATGCGCGAAGCTGCGTGACCTGTGATAAGGTTTTAGCGGAACTCGAGAAAATCGACGATGACACCGACTCCTTCGGTGTGGACTTCGTGAAAATCAACGACAAACGACTAGCCAAGCAGTATGGCATCAAGAACTTCCCCGCCCTCACCTACTTCAG GGAGAAGGAGCCCATCATATACGATGGCGATCTCATGGACGAGGAAGGAGTGCTCGATTTCCTCACCTCCTTGGAGGCCATGGACTTGCCCGATCGCATCGAGGAGGTCAATGCCAAGATATTGCAGAAGATCATCGAGGACACCGACTTCGTAGCCGTTCTGTTCT ACGACAAAGACCAAAAGAAATCACAGAAAATCCTCGCAGAGCTGGAAAACATCGACGATGAGTGCGATCAGAACGATATTGCCTTTGTCAAGATCGATGATGACAAGGAGGCCAAAGAATGGGGTATCGATGAGATACCATCGATTGTACTCTTTGAACGTGGAATTCCACACATCTACGAGGGTGATCTGATGAAAGAGGATGAGCTGCTTGGCTGGTTGGTGCACCAGAAGCGCTATTCCGAAATTCCCGAGGTCACCGATGAGATGAAGGACAAGTTGGTCGAGAACACCGAGCACTTGGCGGTTATATTCT ACGACAAGGACGATAAGCAGGATATGCGCATCCTGAACGAACTGGAGAACATTGATGACGAGCTGGAGAAGGAGGGAATTGTGATTGTCCGCATTGATAACGCCGCTGAGGCCAAGGAATATGGTCTCGATCACTTGCCCGCCCTCATCTACTTCGAGAACAAGATCCCGGCCCTCTACGAAGGCGATCTGATGAACGAGGATGAGGTGCTCGAGTGGCTTCTTGTCCAGAAAAAGACAGCTACTATCGAGGAGGTTACCGACGAGATCCTGGTCACTCTGATCAACGAACACGAATACGTCGTCGTCTTCTTCACGGGTCCCTGCGAGCCCGGAGAGACCTGTGAGCACACTCTGAACGCCCTGGAAAGCATCGACGATGAGTTGGATGAGGCTGGCATCATTTTTGTGACCACTGAGGATACCGGAATCGCCAAGAAATACAATGTCAAGACCTATCCACGCCTGGTGTTCTTCAGGAACCGTGATCCACTTCACTTCACCGGAGATCTggacgacgaggacgaggtGTTGGCCTGGATTACCGACGACGAGACCCTTGAAATTCCCGGAAAAATTGAGGAAGTCAATGTGAAGATGTTGGATAAGATCTTGGCTGAAAACGATCACGTTGTCGTATTCTTCT ACGCCGAGGGCGATAAGAAGGCCCAAAAGATCCTTAACGAGCTGGAGAACATCGATGACGAATGCGAGGAAAAAGACATTGACTTTGTAAAGACATCCGACGACGATATTGATAAGGAGTACGACCTGCCCGGTCTGCCGGCACTTGCATTTTATAGACataagtttagaacaatttaCACCG GTGACCTGATGAAGGAAGAGGAAATTCTCGAGTGGGTTATTGATTTGCACGAGTCCACAGCTGATGTCATTGAATCTGTCGATCGTAAGACCCTGCAAGTTCTGATCAACGATGTTGAGCACCTGGCTGTGTTCTTCT ATGACGATGAATGCGAATCTTGTTCCGAAATCTTGGAGGAGTTGGAGAACATCGACGATGACACCGACAAGCACGGAATACAATTTGTCAAGTCAAATGATGTTAAGCTGGCTCATGAAATTGGCATTTTCGCATTTCCAGCTTTGGTCTACTACGAGACCGGCGTCCCGATTATGTATGATG GTAACATTGCAAGCAATCAGGACGTCTTCAACTGGATTCTCGAACAGAAGGCCGACCAAAGCATTCAGCTCATTAATCGTGACCAACTTTTCGAGTATATAGGCACCAAAGACTTTTTAGCGGTTGTTTTTT ACAAAGAAGATGATCCTGACTCGCCACGAGTGCTGCGGCACATCGAACTAATCGACGACGAGGCTGCGGAATATGGCATTTACATAGTGAAGATGCACGACAAGCTGATGGCCAAGAAGTACGGCTTCAGGAATCCCCCGGGACTGACGTATTTCCGCAAGGGCAAGTATATCAACTACGACGGCGATATCGATGACGAGGAGGAGGTCCTGGACTGGCTAACGAGCCCGGCCAACATGGAGATGACCGATCACATCGAGCAGGTAAACCGCAAGATGTTTGAGAAGATCCGCAAGAACTCCGACTACGTAGCGGTGATATTCT ATAGCGATGAGTGCAAGCAGTGTCCTCGCGTCCTGGCGGAGGTGGAGCACATTGACGACGAAGCGGATAAGGCGGGCATCGACTTCGTCAAAATCGACGATAAGCAGATGGCCAAGGAGTACGGAGTGTTCGCCCTGCCTGCCATTGTCTTCTTCAAGCCCACATCCAAGGAGCCAGTTATATACGCCG GTGATCTTTACGAAGAAGAACAGATCCTAACTTGGCTGATCACGCAAAAGGATCCAAGTGGAGATGTTATCGAAGATCTCGAAGGCGAAAGACTGGTTCATCTGATTGAAGAGTCTGGCTCCATCGCAGTCTACTTTT ATGCGGATGGCTGCGAGCAGTGCACCAAGGttctggaggagctggaaAACATCGACGATGATTGCGACAAGCACGGCATAACATTCGTTAAGACCAGGGACTTCTCCGTGGCCGACGGCTATGGCGTGCACGAGTATCCGGCTCTAGTTTACTTCGAGGGAGGAATCCCCAACGTATTCGAGG GCGAACTgagcgaggaggaggaggtgctCCAGTGGCTGATCACCCAGAAGACCGAAGATCGTATTGAGCTGATCACTCGCCAGATGCTGGAGACAATGGTGGAGGAGACGCAGTACCTGGCCGTCTATTTCT ACAAAATCAACTGCAACATATGCGACCAGATACTAGAGGGCTTGGAACTGATCGATGACGAATGCGACGTGTTCGGCATTCATATGGTCAAGATCCAGGATCCGCAGCTGGCAAAACGTTACTCGATCAAGACGTTCCCGGCCTTGGTTTATTTCAG AAATGGAAACCCATTACTGTTTGAGGGGGATCTTCAGAACGAGCAATCAGTGTTGGAATGGCTCATCGATGATGACAACCGCGAGTTGGCCGATGAAATCGAGGAGGTCAACGAGCGTATGCTGGATCGCCTAATGGCGGAGTCCACTCTATTGGTCGTTTTCTTTT atgacgaTGATTGTGCTGAGTGCGAAGAGATTTTGGAAGAGCTGGAGGAGATCGATGGCGAGGCAGACATGTTCGGCATTGACTTCGTAAAGATTGCTAGTATCCAGGCGGCCAAGAAATACGAGATAGTGAATATACCTTCCCTCGTTTATTTCCG AAAACAAGTGCCCGTCCTCTACGACGGCGACCTACACCAACACGACAAGGTGATCACCTGGCTAACGTCGCAGGATGTATTCGAGATCAAAAACGAAATAGAAGAAGTCAACCGAAAGATGCTCGACAAGCTACTCGAGGAGAATGAGTTCTTGGCCGTTTTCTTCT ACGAACACAATCAGCCGGACAGTACTGCAGCGCTGGAAAAACTGGAGAACATCGACAGCGAGACGGATAACCTGGACATCACCTTCGTGAAGATGGCCGACTCTCGGTATGCCAAGAAATGGGGCGTCACCAAGCTGCCGGCAATGGTCTACTTCCGCCGTCGGTTCCCCAGCATATACAGGG GTGATCTGTTATCCGAGGACGAAGTGCTGGAGTGGCTGCGCAAGAACCGCTTCCGCCAGCCCGAGCTGAACATCTTTATGTACGCCCTGATTGCGCTGGCGGTGGCCTTTGTGGTCTACACCGCCTTCCTGCTGCAGTGCTTCAAGCCGGCGCCACCGCCTCCTGTCCAGCACCCCAAGCAGTCGTGA
- the LOC6607885 gene encoding uncharacterized protein LOC6607885 isoform X2 produces MTFTRLKTLSLLVCALLALSFPGHVSGAGNNNNKKGSQPVAPPEPEAVIEEVNAKQLEKLLADKDYVAVFWYARSCVTCDKVLAELEKIDDDTDSFGVDFVKINDKRLAKQYGIKNFPALTYFREKEPIIYDGDLMDEEGVLDFLTSLEAMDLPDRIEEVNAKILQKIIEDTDFVAVLFYKQQCRKCAKALQELENIDDEADQLGIGFVKIHDEALADEYNLGNLPALVYYRHQTPIIYEGELQREEDVLEWLVQNKSTGDEDDVIEDVTSKTLSTLISNIDNLVVLFYDHGNDDSMTVLEELEQIDDDCDKHGIQFVKIDDAKAAADYGIDSIPAIVYFEKEIPNVYDGDLMDEEQILKWLLGQLERDEIEDVTDEMLDTMIKEGRVIAVLFYDNNDKKSQKVLEELENIDDECDALGITFVKIDNPEEAVEYGINKVPKLIYFEKGIPTIYEGNLEDEEKLLKWLTDQTSSDQIEDITDEMLDLIIEKMPHVAVLFYDKDQKKSQKILAELENIDDECDQNDIAFVKIDDDKEAKEWGIDEIPSIVLFERGIPHIYEGDLMKEDELLGWLVHQKRYSEIPEVTDEMKDKLVENTEHLAVIFYDKDDKQDMRILNELENIDDELEKEGIVIVRIDNAAEAKEYGLDHLPALIYFENKIPALYEGDLMNEDEVLEWLLVQKKTATIEEVTDEILVTLINEHEYVVVFFTGPCEPGETCEHTLNALESIDDELDEAGIIFVTTEDTGIAKKYNVKTYPRLVFFRNRDPLHFTGDLDDEDEVLAWITDDETLEIPGKIEEVNVKMLDKILAENDHVVVFFYAEGDKKAQKILNELENIDDECEEKDIDFVKTSDDDIDKEYDLPGLPALAFYRHKFRTIYTGDLMKEEEILEWVIDLHESTADVIESVDRKTLQVLINDVEHLAVFFYDDECESCSEILEELENIDDDTDKHGIQFVKSNDVKLAHEIGIFAFPALVYYETGVPIMYDGNIASNQDVFNWILEQKADQSIQLINRDQLFEYIGTKDFLAVVFYKEDDPDSPRVLRHIELIDDEAAEYGIYIVKMHDKLMAKKYGFRNPPGLTYFRKGKYINYDGDIDDEEEVLDWLTSPANMEMTDHIEQVNRKMFEKIRKNSDYVAVIFYSDECKQCPRVLAEVEHIDDEADKAGIDFVKIDDKQMAKEYGVFALPAIVFFKPTSKEPVIYAGDLYEEEQILTWLITQKDPSGDVIEDLEGERLVHLIEESGSIAVYFWNKTKCDICNSKAARKARLKKERDQHQQEGGAASAAAAFGSEADPSEAAAGGAEDAPAAGSEGDSPPASAAAPADASTGKQEDDADGCEQCTKVLEELENIDDDCDKHGITFVKTRDFSVADGYGVHEYPALVYFEGGIPNVFEGELSEEEEVLQWLITQKTEDRIELITRQMLETMVEETQYLAVYFLPPERNGKQPAFCRSFCSPSSLKESNLTTTKSTKHSSSQFVQNYISRKRKRIEKQDKINCNICDQILEGLELIDDECDVFGIHMVKIQDPQLAKRYSIKTFPALVYFRNGNPLLFEGDLQNEQSVLEWLIDDDNRELADEIEEVNERMLDRLMAESTLLVVFFYDDDCAECEEILEELEEIDGEADMFGIDFVKIASIQAAKKYEIVNIPSLVYFRKQVPVLYDGDLHQHDKVITWLTSQDVFEIKNEIEEVNRKMLDKLLEENEFLAVFFYEHNQPDSTAALEKLENIDSETDNLDITFVKMADSRYAKKWGVTKLPAMVYFRRRFPSIYRGDLLSEDEVLEWLRKNRFRQPELNIFMYALIALAVAFVVYTAFLLQCFKPAPPPPVQHPKQS; encoded by the exons ATGACTTTCACCCGCCTCAAGACTCTCTCGCTGCTCGTGTGTGCTCTGCTGGCCCTGAGTTTTCCCGGACATGTGAGTGGCgcaggcaacaacaacaacaagaagggCTCGCAGCCAGTGGCGCCTCCGGAGCCGGAGGCCGTCATCGAGGAGGTCAATGCCAAGCAGCTGGAGAAGCTCCTGGCCGACAAGGATTACGTGGCCGTCTTCTGGT ATGCGCGAAGCTGCGTGACCTGTGATAAGGTTTTAGCGGAACTCGAGAAAATCGACGATGACACCGACTCCTTCGGTGTGGACTTCGTGAAAATCAACGACAAACGACTAGCCAAGCAGTATGGCATCAAGAACTTCCCCGCCCTCACCTACTTCAG GGAGAAGGAGCCCATCATATACGATGGCGATCTCATGGACGAGGAAGGAGTGCTCGATTTCCTCACCTCCTTGGAGGCCATGGACTTGCCCGATCGCATCGAGGAGGTCAATGCCAAGATATTGCAGAAGATCATCGAGGACACCGACTTCGTAGCCGTTCTGTTCT ACAAACAGCAATGCCGCAAGTGCGCCAAGGCCTTGCAGGAGCTGGAGAATATCGACGACGAGGCTGACCAGCTGGGCATCGGGTTTGTGAAGATACACGACGAGGCCTTGGCCGACGAATACAATCTAGGCAACCTGCCAGCCTTGGTCTATTACCGCCACCAGACTCCAATCATATACGAAG GTGAACTTCAGCGGGAGGAGGACGTCTTGGAATGGTTGGTGCAGAATAAGTCGACGGGCGATGAAGATGATGTGATTGAAGACGTCACTTCGAAGACTCTGTCGACGCTTATCAGCAATATCGACAACCTGGTTGTGCTGTTTT ATGATCATGGAAACGACGACTCGATGACCGTGTTGGAGGAGCTAGAGCAAATCGACGACGACTGCGACAAGCATGGCATTCAGTTTGTGAAAATCGACGATGCCAAGGCGGCAGCCGATTACGGAATCGATTCG ATTCCGGCCATTGTTTACTTTGAAAAAGAAATTCCAAATGTGTACGACGGCGATCTCATGGACGAGGAGCAGATTCTGAAATGGTTGTTGGGACAGTTGGAACGGGATGAGATCGAGGACGTCACCGACGAAATGCTCGACACAATGATCAAAGAAGGACGCGTCATTGCCGTGCTGTTCT ACGACAACAACGACAAGAAGTCCCAGAAAGTACTCGAGGAGCTGGAGAACATTGACGACGAGTGCGACGCATTGGGCATTACTTTCGTGAAGATCGACAATCCCGAGGAGGCCGTTGAATATGGCATCAATAAAGTTCCTAAACTGATATACTTTGAAAAAGGCATTCCAACTATTTACGAGGGCAATCTGGAGGACGAGGAGAAGCTTCTGAAATGGCTAACAGACCAAACGAGTTCCGATCAAATCGAGGACATCACCGACGAAATGTTGGACTTAATCATTGAGAAAATGCCCCACGTTGCTGTTCTTTTCT ACGACAAAGACCAAAAGAAATCACAGAAAATCCTCGCAGAGCTGGAAAACATCGACGATGAGTGCGATCAGAACGATATTGCCTTTGTCAAGATCGATGATGACAAGGAGGCCAAAGAATGGGGTATCGATGAGATACCATCGATTGTACTCTTTGAACGTGGAATTCCACACATCTACGAGGGTGATCTGATGAAAGAGGATGAGCTGCTTGGCTGGTTGGTGCACCAGAAGCGCTATTCCGAAATTCCCGAGGTCACCGATGAGATGAAGGACAAGTTGGTCGAGAACACCGAGCACTTGGCGGTTATATTCT ACGACAAGGACGATAAGCAGGATATGCGCATCCTGAACGAACTGGAGAACATTGATGACGAGCTGGAGAAGGAGGGAATTGTGATTGTCCGCATTGATAACGCCGCTGAGGCCAAGGAATATGGTCTCGATCACTTGCCCGCCCTCATCTACTTCGAGAACAAGATCCCGGCCCTCTACGAAGGCGATCTGATGAACGAGGATGAGGTGCTCGAGTGGCTTCTTGTCCAGAAAAAGACAGCTACTATCGAGGAGGTTACCGACGAGATCCTGGTCACTCTGATCAACGAACACGAATACGTCGTCGTCTTCTTCACGGGTCCCTGCGAGCCCGGAGAGACCTGTGAGCACACTCTGAACGCCCTGGAAAGCATCGACGATGAGTTGGATGAGGCTGGCATCATTTTTGTGACCACTGAGGATACCGGAATCGCCAAGAAATACAATGTCAAGACCTATCCACGCCTGGTGTTCTTCAGGAACCGTGATCCACTTCACTTCACCGGAGATCTggacgacgaggacgaggtGTTGGCCTGGATTACCGACGACGAGACCCTTGAAATTCCCGGAAAAATTGAGGAAGTCAATGTGAAGATGTTGGATAAGATCTTGGCTGAAAACGATCACGTTGTCGTATTCTTCT ACGCCGAGGGCGATAAGAAGGCCCAAAAGATCCTTAACGAGCTGGAGAACATCGATGACGAATGCGAGGAAAAAGACATTGACTTTGTAAAGACATCCGACGACGATATTGATAAGGAGTACGACCTGCCCGGTCTGCCGGCACTTGCATTTTATAGACataagtttagaacaatttaCACCG GTGACCTGATGAAGGAAGAGGAAATTCTCGAGTGGGTTATTGATTTGCACGAGTCCACAGCTGATGTCATTGAATCTGTCGATCGTAAGACCCTGCAAGTTCTGATCAACGATGTTGAGCACCTGGCTGTGTTCTTCT ATGACGATGAATGCGAATCTTGTTCCGAAATCTTGGAGGAGTTGGAGAACATCGACGATGACACCGACAAGCACGGAATACAATTTGTCAAGTCAAATGATGTTAAGCTGGCTCATGAAATTGGCATTTTCGCATTTCCAGCTTTGGTCTACTACGAGACCGGCGTCCCGATTATGTATGATG GTAACATTGCAAGCAATCAGGACGTCTTCAACTGGATTCTCGAACAGAAGGCCGACCAAAGCATTCAGCTCATTAATCGTGACCAACTTTTCGAGTATATAGGCACCAAAGACTTTTTAGCGGTTGTTTTTT ACAAAGAAGATGATCCTGACTCGCCACGAGTGCTGCGGCACATCGAACTAATCGACGACGAGGCTGCGGAATATGGCATTTACATAGTGAAGATGCACGACAAGCTGATGGCCAAGAAGTACGGCTTCAGGAATCCCCCGGGACTGACGTATTTCCGCAAGGGCAAGTATATCAACTACGACGGCGATATCGATGACGAGGAGGAGGTCCTGGACTGGCTAACGAGCCCGGCCAACATGGAGATGACCGATCACATCGAGCAGGTAAACCGCAAGATGTTTGAGAAGATCCGCAAGAACTCCGACTACGTAGCGGTGATATTCT ATAGCGATGAGTGCAAGCAGTGTCCTCGCGTCCTGGCGGAGGTGGAGCACATTGACGACGAAGCGGATAAGGCGGGCATCGACTTCGTCAAAATCGACGATAAGCAGATGGCCAAGGAGTACGGAGTGTTCGCCCTGCCTGCCATTGTCTTCTTCAAGCCCACATCCAAGGAGCCAGTTATATACGCCG GTGATCTTTACGAAGAAGAACAGATCCTAACTTGGCTGATCACGCAAAAGGATCCAAGTGGAGATGTTATCGAAGATCTCGAAGGCGAAAGACTGGTTCATCTGATTGAAGAGTCTGGCTCCATCGCAGTCTACTTTT GGAACAAGACCAAGTGCGACATTTGTAATTCGAAAGCGGCTCGCAAGGCGCGGCTGAAAAAGGAGCGCGATCAGCACCAGCAGGAGGGCGGAGCAGCCAGCGCCGCTGCCGCCTTCGGCAGTGAGGCGGATCCTTCCGAGGCGGCCGCTGGCGGGGCGGAGGATGCGCCAGCGGCAGGTTCTGAGGGGGATTCCCCGCCAGCCTctgcagctgctccagcgGATGCGTCAACTGGCAAGCAAGAGGATG ATGCGGATGGCTGCGAGCAGTGCACCAAGGttctggaggagctggaaAACATCGACGATGATTGCGACAAGCACGGCATAACATTCGTTAAGACCAGGGACTTCTCCGTGGCCGACGGCTATGGCGTGCACGAGTATCCGGCTCTAGTTTACTTCGAGGGAGGAATCCCCAACGTATTCGAGG GCGAACTgagcgaggaggaggaggtgctCCAGTGGCTGATCACCCAGAAGACCGAAGATCGTATTGAGCTGATCACTCGCCAGATGCTGGAGACAATGGTGGAGGAGACGCAGTACCTGGCCGTCTATTTCT TGCCACCAGAGCGCAATGGGAAGCAACCCGCTTTCTGCCGCAGTTTCTGCTCCCCCTCTAGTCTTAAAGAAAGCAACCTGACCACCACCAAATCCACAAAACACTCATCCAGCCAATTCGTACAAAACTACATCTCACGTAAAAGAAAACGTATCGAAAAACAAG ACAAAATCAACTGCAACATATGCGACCAGATACTAGAGGGCTTGGAACTGATCGATGACGAATGCGACGTGTTCGGCATTCATATGGTCAAGATCCAGGATCCGCAGCTGGCAAAACGTTACTCGATCAAGACGTTCCCGGCCTTGGTTTATTTCAG AAATGGAAACCCATTACTGTTTGAGGGGGATCTTCAGAACGAGCAATCAGTGTTGGAATGGCTCATCGATGATGACAACCGCGAGTTGGCCGATGAAATCGAGGAGGTCAACGAGCGTATGCTGGATCGCCTAATGGCGGAGTCCACTCTATTGGTCGTTTTCTTTT atgacgaTGATTGTGCTGAGTGCGAAGAGATTTTGGAAGAGCTGGAGGAGATCGATGGCGAGGCAGACATGTTCGGCATTGACTTCGTAAAGATTGCTAGTATCCAGGCGGCCAAGAAATACGAGATAGTGAATATACCTTCCCTCGTTTATTTCCG AAAACAAGTGCCCGTCCTCTACGACGGCGACCTACACCAACACGACAAGGTGATCACCTGGCTAACGTCGCAGGATGTATTCGAGATCAAAAACGAAATAGAAGAAGTCAACCGAAAGATGCTCGACAAGCTACTCGAGGAGAATGAGTTCTTGGCCGTTTTCTTCT ACGAACACAATCAGCCGGACAGTACTGCAGCGCTGGAAAAACTGGAGAACATCGACAGCGAGACGGATAACCTGGACATCACCTTCGTGAAGATGGCCGACTCTCGGTATGCCAAGAAATGGGGCGTCACCAAGCTGCCGGCAATGGTCTACTTCCGCCGTCGGTTCCCCAGCATATACAGGG GTGATCTGTTATCCGAGGACGAAGTGCTGGAGTGGCTGCGCAAGAACCGCTTCCGCCAGCCCGAGCTGAACATCTTTATGTACGCCCTGATTGCGCTGGCGGTGGCCTTTGTGGTCTACACCGCCTTCCTGCTGCAGTGCTTCAAGCCGGCGCCACCGCCTCCTGTCCAGCACCCCAAGCAGTCGTGA